One Glycine soja cultivar W05 chromosome 2, ASM419377v2, whole genome shotgun sequence genomic region harbors:
- the LOC114371859 gene encoding PHD finger protein MALE MEIOCYTE DEATH 1-like produces the protein MSFALIEACKKRKRLPKFFRFNSFGDPGVVPIARSGPFRDNVRVFLQEAGDLEDYTVSGNPLWCILLIHDNSYAMAPLYTIEEHVDHSSHPFCDHCRCVGWSGHFVSKRRYHFIIPMDNGWHKPLDEDSIDNEKHLLHGVIHCNGYGHLLCVNGIEEGSKVLSGREIMDLWDRICTNLRVRKIAVEDVSCKRSMDLRLLHGVAYGHSWFGRWGYRFCRGSFGVTEREYNEAMTTLGSLGLDVIVKDLSKTKTKYKAEIKQIIRCYRDMSETHIISLRDLLRFMLTVKSSRAPVPKITDTYSAAADSTSSALTSRNSTKHTLPNRSNSMKDKSVRYKKFSNAVTSIDSRWPTRRLEFAAQVIVDALKENKAVKPGSGGMTRQDVRDAARIHIGDTGLLDYVLKSLNNVIVGNYVVRRMVNPTTRILEYTIHDLGKGLKAPEVETEVMAHVDQQVEESSWKPGNDVYCDALFLYKNVLLSYPDSEAVDTAVQTILDSRYFVKEWPVRDEIKEQVLTFICRLQPNFVDKKHELKGVACGEIVVVPLHATVGDLKRASEAALRDTYCIAESLIVTDIKELMDVSDEEVLFGLIQSGVELCVRGIAIDLLTPLKYEGGSESDNWKVRCECGAQDDDGERMVACDICEVWQHTRCCGIDDSETVPPLFVCTGCCDSVLVPSSRTESTVFGVDSADSFLISEDSTLLLGYEYGY, from the exons ATGTCTTTCGCTCTCATCGAAGCCTGCAAGAAGCGTAAACGGTTGCCGAAGTTTTTCAGGTTCAACTCGTTCGGCGACCCTGGTGTTGTTCCAATTGCACGTTCGGGTCCCTTCCGCGATAACGTTCGCGTTTTCCTTCAAGAAGCTGGCGATCTCGAAGACTACACTGTCTCCGGGAACCCCCTCTGGTGCATTCTTCTCATCCACGACAACTCGTACGCTATGGCTCCTCTTTACACCATCGAAGAACACGTCGACCACTCTTCGCACCCCTTCTGCGATCACTGCCGCTGCGTAG GTTGGAGTGGACATTTTGTATCAAAGAGAAGGTATCATTTTATAATCCCCATGGACAATGGGTGGCATAAACCCTTAGATGAAGATTCAATAGACAATGAGAAGCATCTGCTGCATGGAGTGATTCATTGCAATGGGTATGGTCATTTGCTTTGTGTCAATGGCATTGAAGAAGGCTCCAAGGTTCTTAGTGGCAGAGAGATCATGGATCTTTGGGATAGGATATGCACAAACCTCCGAGTGAG GAAGATTGCAGTGGAAGATGTTTCTTGTAAGAGGTCTATGGATCTTCGCTTACTTCATGGAGTTGCTTATGGACACTCCTGGTTTGGTAGGTGGGGTTATAGGTTTTGCCGTGGAAGCTTTGGAGTGACAGAGCGAGAATACAATGAAGCAATGACAACGCTTGGTTCCTTGGGGCTTGACGTGATTGTAAAAGATTTGAGCAAGACAAAGACAAAGTACAAGGCAGAAATCAAGCAAATTATTCGGTGCTATAGAGATATGAGTGAGACTCATATTATCTCACTCAGGGATCTTCTAAGGTTTATGCTCACTGTCAAGTCTTCTCGTGCTCCTGTGCCTAAGATAACAGACACTTATTCTGCTGCTGCTGATTCTACTTCTTCAGCATTAACCTCAAGAAATTCAACCAAACACACACTTCCAAACAGATCAAATTCCATGAAGGATAAATCTGTGAGGTACAAGAAGTTCAGCAATGCAGTGACTAGCATAGATAGCAGGTGGCCCACAAGGAGACTAGAGTTTGCAGCTCAAGTGATTGTGGATGCACTGAAAGAGAACAAGGCTGTGAAACCAGGCTCAGGTGGGATGACAAGGCAAGATGTGAGAGATGCAGCTAGGATACACATTGGTGACACAGGCTTACTCGATTATGTGCTTAAATCACTCAACAATGTGATTGTTGGAAACTATGTTGTTCGTCGCATGGTGAATCCAACAACTAGAATCTTAGAGTACACTATTCATGATCTTGGCAAGGGGTTAAAAGCCCCTGAAGTGGAGACTGAAGTGATGGCTCATGTAGATCAACAAGTAGAAGAGTCATCTTGGAAGCCTGGTAATGATGTATACTGTGATGCATTGTTTTTGTACAAGAATGTGCTATTGAGTTACCCTGATTCAGAAGCAGTGGACACAGCAGTTCAGACAATTCTAGACAGCAGATACTTTGTGAAGGAGTGGCCAGTAAGGGATGAAATAAAGGAGCAGGTATTGACATTCATTTGCCGCTTGCAACCAAATTTTGTGGACAAAAAACATGAGCTGAAAGGTGTAGCATGTGGTGAGATTGTAGTGGTTCCACTGCATGCAACAGTTGGTGACTTGAAGAGAGCTTCAGAGGCTGCTCTGAGGGACACTTACTGCATTGCAGAGAGTCTTATAGTGACAGACATCAAAGAACTCATGGATGTGAGTGATGAGGAAGTATTGTTTGGATTAATCCAGTCTGGTGTGGAACTTTGTGTGAGGGGAATTGCAATTGATTTGTTGACCCCTTTGAAGTATGAGGGTGGATCTGAATCTGACAACTGGAAGGTGAGGTGTGAGTGTGGAGCTCAAGATGATGATGGGGAGAGAATGGTGGCTTGTGACATTTGTGAAGTATGGCAGCACACTCGGTGCTGTGGCATTGATGATTCTGAGACAGTGCCACCACTGTTTGTGTGCACTGGTTGCTGTGACTCCGTACTAGTACCTTCTTCAAGGACTGAATCAACAGTCTTTGGTGTGGATTCTGCCGATTCTTTTCTCATTTCAGAAGACTCTACCCTTTTACTAGGATACGAGTATGGATACTAA